TGCGAGGTCCATCGGAGAGAGCTTCCACTGACGTACCGGGTCGACCTGGCGAATAGCGAAGCGAGTGCGCTGCTCCTTCTGGGTCACCGAGAACCACAGCTTGGTCAGCGAAATACCGGAGCCCAGAATCATGTTCTCCAGCATCGGAACCTCACGCAGGAACTCTGCATGCTGAGACTCAGTACAGAAACCCATCACGCGCTCAACGCCCGAACGGTTGTACCAAGAACGGTCGAAGAAGACGATTTCGCCAGCGCACGGAAAATGCTCAATATAGCGCTGGAAGTACCACGAGGTGGACTCACGCGGCGACGGCTTTTCCAGAGCCACAGTTCGAGCACCACGCGGATTCAGGTGCTCGTTAAAGCGCTTAATGGTACCGCCCTTACCAGCGGCGTCACGGCCTTCGAAGAGGATGATGTGCTTCTGACCAGTTTCCTTGGTCCAGTTCTGCCACTTCAGAAGCTCAATCTGCAGCTTCCTCTTAATAGACTCATATTCCTTGCGCGTCATGCGCTCCTCGTACGGGTAGCCATCGCGCCAAGTGTCAACCCGCTCACCGTCTGGAGTGACCAGTACCGGATCGTCCTCATCAGAATCATCGACGACGTAGCCTTCGGTCTTCGCCAAATCGACGATGTGGAATTCCTCTTCATTCTTGTCAGCCATACCCCTTATCCTACTGAATTTCTCTGCCACGCGTCCCCCATGCGGGTGCCCTTACCTGCAATTTCCCAGCAGTTAACGTTCCGTCTTACCGAAATTGAGGGGGTGGGACTGCACGCAGCGACCGTCGATAAGCACTGCGCGTACAATAAATGCCATGTTCTTATCCGAGGCTCTTGCCGCACGATCCGAAGTTTCCGACCGGCTGGCTGAGATTAATCGCCGTCTCGCGCTGGTGGCGCAGGTGCAGGAAGGCGATACGCCTGATGAAGATCCGCAAGCGCTTATTGCCGAAGCCGAGCGTCTGATGGCGCGCTTCGAATGGCTGGTGCGCTCGATTAACGCAACGAATTCCGCTACTGCCTTCG
The sequence above is drawn from the Corynebacterium jeikeium genome and encodes:
- the ppk2 gene encoding polyphosphate kinase 2, coding for MADKNEEEFHIVDLAKTEGYVVDDSDEDDPVLVTPDGERVDTWRDGYPYEERMTRKEYESIKRKLQIELLKWQNWTKETGQKHIILFEGRDAAGKGGTIKRFNEHLNPRGARTVALEKPSPRESTSWYFQRYIEHFPCAGEIVFFDRSWYNRSGVERVMGFCTESQHAEFLREVPMLENMILGSGISLTKLWFSVTQKEQRTRFAIRQVDPVRQWKLSPMDLASLDRWGDYTRAKEEQFRYTDTDESPWITIKSNDKKRARINAMRYVLSKFEYTEKDHELVGTPDPKIVKRGRDQIGD